CGATGCAGACCGAGCGCCTGCGCCTGCGCGGGGCTGCCGTCGGGGCACAGCGGGCAACCACGAGGTGACGCCGCGCCGGCGTGCCGCTGTCGCCGGAGGCTGTCCTCGCTGAGGCCCAGCACGGCCGACAGGTGGCCGATGTAGCGGATGGCCAGGCGCAGCGTCTCGATCTTGGTCAGGCTCTGGCCGGCGGGCGCCACGGACGGCGGCAGGAAGCGGCGCAGCTCGTGCAGCGCGCGGGCGAGCGTGCGCATGCGCAGCTTCTCGCGCTCGCTGGCGCTCTGCCGCTGGCCGCTCCCCAGGCGGCTGCCGTGCGTCCCGCGCCTGCCCGGGGTCCCAGCGCGCCGGGCCGGCCGGGCGCAGGGTGGCGCGGGGCTGCCGGCCTGGGCACCGTCCCACGAGTCCGAGTACCAGGCCGGGGAGCAGACGCTGTCCCCGTCGGAAGGCACCAGCGGGGCACGACGAGCGGGGCCCGGGATCCAGGACTGGGCGAGCGGCGCGCACAGGGGCT
The nucleotide sequence above comes from Peromyscus maniculatus bairdii isolate BWxNUB_F1_BW_parent chromosome 1, HU_Pman_BW_mat_3.1, whole genome shotgun sequence. Encoded proteins:
- the Mesp1 gene encoding mesoderm posterior protein 1 codes for the protein MAQPLCAPLAQSWIPGPARRAPLVPSDGDSVCSPAWYSDSWDGAQAGSPAPPCARPARRAGTPGRRGTHGSRLGSGQRQSASEREKLRMRTLARALHELRRFLPPSVAPAGQSLTKIETLRLAIRYIGHLSAVLGLSEDSLRRQRHAGAASPRGCPLCPDGSPAQAQALGLHRSPSACSGVSWGSPPACPGPRVVAEPWDPSFLYAETEAASLERQEMEPSHPSPLFSSDVLALLETWTPQEWPPA